The Flavobacteriales bacterium genome includes a region encoding these proteins:
- the ccsA gene encoding cytochrome c biogenesis protein CcsA — protein sequence METIVFNNENLWIGHLGRSFVIISFISALLAAMAFAWHTHYKKKEDVALAKGIFGLHLISVVGILGTLFYIIYNHLYEYNYAWQHSSNNLPLRYMISSFWSGQEGSFLLWLFWTAILGAALTFKKSEWRSPVMAVIMLCQAVLASMLLGIEIPVLNDFMFGSSPFQLLREVNPDVIYMPELDQFGLAKADYLHLITDGNSLNPLLQNYWMVIHPPTLFLGFASTVVPFAFAIAGLWTKQYKQWVKPALPWASFSGLVLGAGIIMGAFWAYESLTFGGYWAWDPVENASLIPWLVLIAGLHVMVINRSTGNSLGLAYVLIMGAFILVLYASFLTRSGILGDSSVHSFTDLGLTQQLLVFVLLFLVLPVLFSFKKSKEKIIYGSTIIALLVLNILAGKFFTGINLVFLITSGVLFARNFSKNLPHSPHDESSYSREFWMFIGSLILFLSAVQILFTTSIPVFNKITAQFGGFFKWLANLTGVQTFEKMGAGTVNAPLDIISHFNNFQIWFAIIMAVLSGLVQFLTYKKTTGKNFGKWSGYTFAISLFVTAIFIFIFHLHYNKQEFDLKNYISYLIFLFSATFAIVGNIIFMAKALRWKWKLSGSSVAHVGFGLMLMGILVSSSKKNVISENQIYTYGDKMNKQETRETIALFQNQPHQMQEYLVTYAKDTAIEPDHYYRIDYYDTLRKKSFSLKPNVQFRNGSIASSNPDTKHYLTRDVFTYLIQVPDFDENEFLEDSVYFLQQGDTIFSNQSMVKLIDVKKVLADTVESLKTLKGFELYVARLAVTKMDSTVIATPTFVISSTGKGDPIPSFAEFAGVKFEYTPGEDDNGNMVHRFQTWVKPQRYVLMRAIVFPYINLVWLGTIVMLVGFGLSFSRRRKENTR from the coding sequence ATGGAAACTATTGTTTTTAACAACGAAAACCTTTGGATTGGCCATCTTGGAAGAAGTTTCGTAATCATTTCCTTTATCAGTGCTTTATTGGCAGCCATGGCGTTTGCTTGGCACACTCATTACAAAAAAAAGGAAGATGTGGCTCTGGCAAAGGGCATTTTTGGCCTTCACCTTATAAGTGTTGTGGGTATTTTGGGTACTCTATTTTACATTATATACAACCATCTGTACGAATACAACTACGCATGGCAGCACTCGAGCAACAATCTGCCATTGCGGTATATGATAAGTAGTTTTTGGAGCGGTCAGGAAGGAAGTTTTTTACTTTGGTTATTTTGGACTGCCATATTGGGAGCCGCTCTTACTTTTAAAAAATCGGAATGGCGAAGCCCTGTAATGGCTGTTATTATGCTCTGCCAAGCCGTTTTAGCATCTATGCTTTTGGGTATCGAAATACCTGTTTTGAATGATTTTATGTTTGGCAGCAGCCCGTTTCAGTTGCTTCGCGAAGTAAATCCAGATGTAATTTATATGCCCGAACTTGACCAGTTTGGATTGGCCAAAGCTGATTATTTACATTTAATTACCGACGGAAATAGCCTAAACCCATTGCTGCAAAACTATTGGATGGTTATCCACCCTCCCACATTGTTTTTAGGTTTTGCCAGCACCGTGGTGCCATTTGCTTTTGCCATTGCAGGATTATGGACAAAACAATACAAACAATGGGTTAAGCCCGCACTTCCGTGGGCCTCTTTCTCGGGATTGGTGTTGGGTGCAGGCATTATAATGGGTGCATTTTGGGCATACGAAAGTTTGACTTTTGGTGGATATTGGGCTTGGGATCCGGTGGAAAATGCCTCATTAATTCCATGGCTTGTGCTTATTGCCGGGCTGCACGTAATGGTAATAAACCGCAGCACCGGAAACTCTTTGGGTTTGGCGTACGTGCTGATTATGGGGGCTTTTATTTTGGTGCTTTACGCATCCTTTTTGACAAGAAGTGGCATTTTGGGCGACTCCTCTGTACACTCTTTTACCGATTTGGGACTAACCCAACAATTGTTGGTGTTTGTGCTTCTATTTTTGGTTTTACCTGTTTTATTTTCATTCAAAAAATCAAAAGAAAAAATCATTTATGGCTCCACAATAATTGCTTTATTGGTTCTAAATATTTTGGCAGGCAAATTTTTTACCGGAATAAATCTTGTATTCTTAATAACTTCCGGTGTATTGTTTGCCCGAAATTTTTCTAAAAATTTGCCACATTCTCCACACGACGAAAGCAGCTACAGCCGAGAGTTTTGGATGTTTATCGGTTCATTGATTTTGTTTCTTTCTGCCGTTCAAATTTTATTTACCACCAGCATTCCGGTTTTTAATAAAATAACCGCTCAATTTGGAGGATTTTTCAAATGGCTGGCCAACCTTACCGGCGTGCAAACTTTTGAAAAAATGGGTGCAGGCACCGTTAATGCTCCGCTGGATATTATTAGCCACTTTAACAATTTTCAGATTTGGTTTGCCATTATAATGGCCGTTTTATCGGGCTTGGTTCAGTTTTTAACTTATAAAAAAACAACCGGCAAAAATTTTGGAAAATGGTCTGGTTATACGTTTGCCATTTCGCTGTTTGTAACGGCCATTTTTATTTTCATTTTTCATTTACATTACAACAAACAAGAGTTTGATTTAAAGAATTATATCTCATATCTAATCTTCCTTTTCTCGGCCACTTTTGCCATTGTGGGCAACATTATTTTTATGGCCAAAGCACTTCGTTGGAAATGGAAACTATCAGGCAGTTCGGTGGCACACGTTGGTTTTGGATTGATGTTGATGGGTATTTTGGTTAGCTCATCCAAAAAGAATGTCATCTCCGAAAATCAAATCTACACCTACGGAGATAAAATGAACAAGCAAGAAACCCGCGAAACCATTGCCCTTTTTCAAAATCAACCACACCAAATGCAGGAATATTTGGTAACCTACGCCAAAGATACGGCCATAGAACCTGACCACTATTATCGCATTGACTATTACGACACGCTTCGCAAAAAATCATTTAGCCTAAAACCAAATGTTCAGTTTAGAAACGGAAGCATTGCTTCGTCAAACCCCGACACAAAGCACTATTTGACCCGCGATGTTTTTACCTATCTTATTCAAGTTCCAGATTTTGATGAAAATGAATTTTTGGAAGACTCTGTATATTTCTTGCAGCAAGGCGATACCATATTTTCCAACCAATCTATGGTAAAACTGATTGATGTAAAAAAGGTATTGGCCGATACGGTAGAAAGTTTGAAAACGTTAAAAGGATTTGAATTATACGTTGCTCGGTTGGCTGTTACCAAAATGGATAGCACCGTGATAGCCACTCCCACATTCGTTATTTCCTCCACCGGAAAAGGTGACCCAATACCGAGCTTTGCCGAATTTGCAGGGGTAAAATTTGAATATACTCCCGGCGAAGATGACAACGGAAATATGGTACACCGTTTTCAAACATGGGTAAAACCTCAACGATATGTTTTGATGCGTGCCATTGTTTTCCCATACATCAATTTAGTATGGCTTGGCACCATTGTTATGTTGGTTGGGTTTGGCCTTTCGTTTAGCCGCCGACGCAAAGAAAACACACGATGA
- a CDS encoding cytochrome c maturation protein CcmE: protein MKNKQIVILIIIAIGLSAFLLTYKESSEVVSFKEASKHPNKSFPVKTTLVKDQPIEYNAKIDPEKFTFFAKDQNGEVRKVTCLKEKPQGFERSEELKLTGHFDENNEFIATGMQMKCPSKYEKELTEI, encoded by the coding sequence ATGAAAAATAAACAAATCGTTATATTGATAATTATCGCCATTGGGCTTTCGGCCTTTTTGCTGACTTATAAAGAATCGAGCGAAGTGGTTTCTTTTAAAGAAGCATCAAAACACCCGAACAAAAGTTTTCCGGTAAAAACAACTTTGGTAAAAGACCAACCCATTGAATATAATGCCAAGATTGACCCAGAAAAATTTACTTTTTTTGCTAAAGACCAAAACGGCGAGGTAAGAAAAGTAACATGTTTGAAAGAAAAACCGCAAGGCTTCGAGCGATCGGAAGAATTGAAACTAACCGGACATTTTGACGAAAACAACGAGTTTATTGCCACCGGAATGCAAATGAAATGTCCGAGCAAATACGAAAAAGAGCTTACTGAGATATAA
- a CDS encoding CcmD family protein: MNRYVKAFGLFLLLISSTQTFAQSQDVFFSNGKYFVVVAVLSIIFLFLIVYLFMLDRKVSKREENEK, from the coding sequence ATGAATAGATATGTTAAGGCCTTTGGCTTGTTTTTGCTTTTGATTAGCTCTACTCAAACATTTGCTCAAAGTCAGGATGTTTTTTTCAGCAATGGAAAATATTTCGTGGTAGTCGCTGTTTTATCAATCATTTTTCTGTTTTTGATTGTTTACCTTTTTATGTTGGATAGAAAAGTTTCAAAACGAGAAGAAAATGAAAAATAA
- the ccsA gene encoding cytochrome c biogenesis protein CcsA, giving the protein MLKKNWWKWLGAVLLLYGIFIGTSTKVGPGIAQISPTKVTGNQEFNLNIEGYNTHFNSGNTQVWLKVQGKPICPSSIKIIDQNHLSVSFDTIALNLSGNMLASSVFIENETDGLFLANDILQLQFPENPRFADSVVACGNAPQHLSQQYFSFPYRIVLFETIRNLNFHVPMWFAMMVLALVSFIFSIKHLKTGNAKDDIWANGFAKTALLFGLMGVSTGMFWANFTWGEPWPNDPKLKGAAVGVLLYVAYQVLRSSIDDDDKTGRISAVYNVFAFPMFIVLIQLLPKFMADDSLHPNAGGNSGFSDYDLDNNLRKVFYPISLGWVLVAAWIGQLTARVDWLKHKKEFQLDKYVNE; this is encoded by the coding sequence ATGCTCAAAAAAAATTGGTGGAAATGGTTGGGTGCGGTTTTATTGCTATACGGCATTTTTATTGGCACATCCACAAAAGTGGGTCCTGGTATTGCCCAAATTTCTCCCACAAAAGTTACAGGCAATCAAGAATTTAACCTCAACATTGAGGGTTACAACACGCATTTTAATTCAGGAAACACCCAGGTTTGGCTCAAAGTTCAGGGCAAGCCCATTTGCCCAAGTTCCATAAAAATAATCGACCAAAATCACCTATCCGTTTCGTTTGATACCATTGCCCTTAATCTTTCCGGCAATATGCTTGCCTCGTCGGTTTTTATCGAAAATGAAACCGATGGTTTATTTTTGGCCAACGATATTCTGCAATTACAATTTCCGGAAAATCCACGTTTTGCCGACTCGGTTGTGGCCTGCGGCAATGCTCCACAACACCTTTCGCAGCAATATTTTAGCTTTCCATACCGAATAGTTCTGTTTGAAACCATCAGAAATCTAAACTTTCACGTACCCATGTGGTTTGCCATGATGGTGCTGGCTCTCGTATCCTTTATTTTTAGTATAAAACACCTAAAAACAGGAAATGCGAAAGATGATATTTGGGCAAACGGATTTGCAAAAACAGCTTTGCTATTTGGCCTTATGGGCGTTTCTACAGGAATGTTTTGGGCCAATTTTACGTGGGGAGAACCCTGGCCAAACGACCCCAAACTGAAAGGTGCAGCAGTAGGTGTTTTGCTTTATGTTGCCTATCAGGTGTTGCGTAGTTCAATAGATGATGACGACAAAACAGGCAGAATTAGTGCGGTTTACAACGTTTTTGCCTTCCCTATGTTTATTGTACTCATTCAGCTTTTGCCCAAATTTATGGCGGATGATTCTTTGCATCCCAATGCAGGTGGCAATTCGGGTTTTTCTGACTATGATTTAGACAACAATTTGAGAAAAGTGTTTTACCCAATATCATTAGGCTGGGTTTTGGTGGCTGCTTGGATTGGTCAACTCACCGCCCGGGTGGATTGGCTAAAGCACAAAAAAGAGTTTCAACTTGATAAATACGTCAATGAATAG
- a CDS encoding SPOR domain-containing protein, with protein MNKLKTTLALIVLLFTCNAVMAQNLSKSEKKKLKKEIKEYKKDPASYQKMKTKQKEAVDTRDETIASLQQELNAAEKTIAMLRDSLEELQKRYNSLGGTEIPKGTVYAVQIGFFKELNTEEFNKRIRTIRAENQDGGKRYVIGFFANLNDARKFRAEITKIGIDDAFISQYIDGTREVGFDAEKVK; from the coding sequence ATGAATAAGTTAAAAACAACTTTAGCTCTAATTGTTTTACTGTTTACATGCAATGCAGTAATGGCTCAAAACCTTTCAAAATCTGAAAAAAAGAAATTAAAAAAAGAAATTAAAGAGTACAAAAAAGACCCCGCTTCCTACCAAAAAATGAAAACAAAGCAAAAGGAAGCTGTGGATACACGTGATGAAACCATTGCAAGCCTGCAGCAAGAACTGAATGCGGCAGAAAAAACCATTGCTATGCTTCGCGATTCGTTGGAGGAACTTCAAAAGAGATACAACAGTTTAGGTGGCACCGAAATTCCGAAAGGTACTGTTTATGCTGTGCAAATTGGTTTTTTTAAAGAGCTTAATACAGAGGAGTTTAACAAGCGTATTAGAACCATCCGAGCCGAAAACCAAGATGGTGGAAAACGCTATGTTATTGGCTTTTTTGCCAACCTTAATGATGCCCGAAAATTTAGAGCCGAAATAACCAAAATAGGCATCGATGATGCCTTTATTTCTCAATATATTGATGGCACACGTGAGGTAGGTTTTGATGCCGAAAAGGTAAAATAA
- the fumC gene encoding class II fumarate hydratase: MNFRIEKDSIGEVKVQADKYWGAQTQRSLENFKIGNQLMPIEIIRAFGVLKKCAAMTNVELGVLSQEKCDLIGQVCDEIIEGKLNDQFPLVIWQTGSGTQSNMNVNEVIANRGHVLAGGQLSDAKKVLHPNDDVNKSQSSNDTFPTAMSIAVYQQMVDFAIPGIQVLSDTLKKKAREFKDIVKIGRTHFMDATPLTLGQEFSGYRRQLELSIKAIEKAMDTASELALGGTAVGTGLNTPKGYADLVAKKIASETGLALKTAVNKFEALAAHDAMVELHGALKRAAVSLMKIGNDIRMLSSGPRSGIGEIIIPSNEPGSSIMPGKVNPTQAEALTMVCAQVMGNDVAVTVGGSMGHFELNVFKPMIAANLLQSARILGQACLSFNDNCVQGIEPNYAEIKNKLDNSLMLVTALNTHIGYDNAAKIAKKAYADNSTLKEAALALNLLTAEQFDQWVRPENMIGEVNID; the protein is encoded by the coding sequence ATGAATTTTAGAATAGAAAAAGACAGCATAGGAGAGGTAAAAGTACAGGCCGATAAATATTGGGGAGCTCAAACACAACGCTCGCTTGAAAACTTCAAAATAGGCAATCAATTAATGCCAATAGAGATTATACGTGCTTTTGGTGTATTAAAAAAATGTGCTGCCATGACCAACGTGGAGTTGGGCGTTTTAAGTCAAGAAAAATGTGATTTAATAGGCCAAGTATGTGATGAGATAATTGAGGGAAAGCTGAACGACCAGTTTCCGCTTGTTATTTGGCAAACCGGTAGCGGCACACAAAGCAACATGAACGTAAATGAGGTAATTGCAAACCGAGGTCACGTTTTGGCAGGCGGGCAGCTTTCGGATGCAAAAAAAGTACTTCATCCCAATGATGATGTTAATAAATCGCAAAGCAGCAACGATACTTTCCCAACGGCCATGAGTATTGCGGTTTATCAACAAATGGTTGATTTCGCTATTCCAGGCATTCAGGTATTGAGCGATACCTTGAAGAAAAAAGCCAGAGAGTTTAAAGACATCGTAAAAATTGGAAGAACCCATTTTATGGATGCCACACCACTCACGTTGGGTCAAGAATTTTCGGGTTATAGAAGACAATTAGAGCTTAGCATAAAGGCCATTGAAAAAGCCATGGACACTGCCAGCGAATTGGCATTGGGCGGAACGGCTGTTGGCACTGGTTTAAACACGCCCAAAGGCTATGCCGACTTGGTGGCCAAAAAAATAGCTTCCGAAACTGGTTTAGCACTAAAAACAGCTGTCAATAAATTTGAGGCATTAGCTGCCCACGATGCCATGGTAGAACTTCATGGAGCATTAAAGAGAGCTGCCGTTAGCCTTATGAAAATTGGCAACGATATCAGAATGCTCAGCAGCGGCCCCAGAAGCGGAATTGGAGAAATAATTATACCAAGCAACGAGCCGGGCAGCAGCATTATGCCAGGCAAGGTAAACCCAACACAAGCCGAGGCATTAACAATGGTGTGTGCTCAGGTTATGGGCAACGATGTGGCCGTGACAGTAGGCGGCAGTATGGGACATTTTGAGTTAAATGTATTTAAACCGATGATAGCGGCCAATTTACTCCAATCTGCACGCATATTGGGGCAGGCTTGTTTGAGTTTTAATGACAATTGCGTTCAGGGAATTGAGCCAAATTATGCCGAAATAAAAAATAAATTGGATAATTCGTTGATGCTTGTAACAGCATTGAATACACACATTGGCTACGACAATGCGGCCAAAATTGCCAAAAAAGCGTATGCCGATAACAGCACGTTAAAAGAAGCCGCGTTGGCACTTAATTTACTCACTGCCGAGCAATTTGACCAGTGGGTAAGACCCGAGAATATGATTGGAGAGGTGAACATTGATTAG
- a CDS encoding alpha/beta hydrolase codes for MIRHFLFILFFFSASINLFAQQAIAKKFVENLTEGKLSLAYRCFEKDVQKSLSKSSFEETAQKIGIIKADSTDYVCSTETENVYADFYAFYAAGKKSYIKIVNRGGKIIGFWLPGLVPCASSYQQPNYSNKYQHKDTFITLPSATGNVEICLTKPQGGVYDKIVLIVSGSGNSPIDGSFENIKMYKDLAVGLAQNGIASVRFEKFQRLDKAKINSVTFDDEYIKDINLVLEFLTKQNKEVVLLGHSLGGHAVVQFLSDSIAGAVFMACNNEPLHHAIVRQMEYLMSLDAPERRELNAQELIKLKKESERIDSALNTLPDTAKIFEIPVSYWKSLGSIDLEKLVTQNLSLPMFFMQGSADYNVQIDDFQQWMKWLEGAENVKFMSYANLEHSFTPYPGNMSTPMHTMYPNNVDAQVISDLVGFILGL; via the coding sequence TTGATTAGGCATTTCTTATTTATTCTTTTTTTCTTTTCGGCATCGATAAACTTGTTTGCACAACAGGCTATTGCCAAAAAATTTGTTGAAAATTTGACCGAAGGAAAGCTGAGCTTGGCATATCGTTGTTTTGAAAAGGATGTGCAAAAAAGTCTTTCGAAAAGTTCATTTGAAGAAACTGCACAAAAAATAGGCATTATTAAAGCCGATTCTACCGATTACGTTTGCTCCACAGAAACAGAGAATGTGTACGCAGATTTTTATGCTTTTTATGCGGCAGGCAAAAAATCGTATATAAAAATTGTGAACCGCGGTGGAAAAATCATTGGCTTTTGGCTACCCGGTTTGGTGCCTTGTGCATCAAGCTATCAGCAACCTAACTATTCAAACAAGTATCAACATAAAGATACATTTATAACCCTGCCATCTGCCACCGGCAATGTAGAAATATGTCTAACAAAACCGCAAGGTGGTGTGTATGACAAAATTGTTTTGATTGTGTCAGGTTCGGGCAATTCGCCTATTGATGGGTCTTTTGAAAACATAAAAATGTATAAAGACCTCGCCGTAGGTTTGGCTCAAAATGGTATTGCCAGTGTGCGGTTTGAAAAATTTCAACGGCTCGATAAGGCCAAAATCAATTCAGTAACTTTTGATGATGAATACATCAAGGACATAAACCTGGTATTGGAGTTCTTGACTAAACAAAACAAAGAAGTAGTGCTGTTGGGACATAGCCTCGGCGGTCATGCTGTGGTACAATTTTTATCAGACTCAATTGCAGGAGCCGTTTTTATGGCATGCAATAATGAGCCACTGCACCATGCCATTGTTCGGCAAATGGAGTATTTGATGAGCTTAGATGCCCCCGAGCGGCGAGAGCTAAATGCCCAAGAGTTGATAAAACTTAAAAAAGAATCTGAGCGAATTGATTCGGCATTAAACACCCTGCCCGACACAGCCAAAATTTTTGAAATTCCGGTAAGTTATTGGAAATCATTGGGTTCAATTGATTTGGAAAAACTGGTAACACAAAATTTAAGTTTACCCATGTTTTTTATGCAAGGGTCGGCGGATTATAACGTACAAATAGATGATTTTCAGCAATGGATGAAATGGCTTGAAGGTGCTGAAAACGTTAAGTTTATGAGCTATGCCAACCTCGAACATTCATTTACACCTTATCCGGGCAATATGTCAACCCCAATGCACACCATGTATCCCAACAATGTGGATGCTCAGGTTATTTCTGATCTGGTCGGTTTCATTTTAGGCTTATAA
- a CDS encoding T9SS type A sorting domain-containing protein, producing MNFRLIASRVCLISLTIILCSILFVQNIKAQGNHSPNKRNKALIINFLPFQEICWSASKINLKITSDISPSNGIWQAIDSVGYESAAAFNAAMSGDDLMVSQTPLPNNGKSKTYMLKYTVGVGGDTASIVTPIIIRGKPTVKINSTPLQGYVNNPPYVQCELDGDISMSANIKNGIWSSDVVNAFEGNILQIGKIKTLNKPFYIRYTGVDTFGCTGKDSALIEIHAKQVIVLPPDTAFTWYAPQMAVNLKATVKNASDFTWVYYRPNGYYDDYKALNTTFHFSADEDSLTKMLIIANTAVRTGTSSNVCPYMEASMFITVHPVPKAYFDLVYDTTQKWITAKARRNNFMHYRWNAPGVTDTGKTVAFSTSAFTSEEIPIKLTVFNHLGDSASVTNFVNLKSGKVTVEETKILPIELYPNPVQDGFFIKTNETKILSISVLGADGKQINVGMDANGFVRCDYLKPGFYCLVVNTSNGKYSQPFIKE from the coding sequence ATGAATTTCAGATTAATTGCATCCCGAGTTTGTTTGATTTCTCTAACCATTATTCTTTGCTCAATATTGTTTGTCCAGAATATTAAGGCACAAGGCAATCACTCGCCAAACAAAAGAAACAAAGCATTGATAATTAATTTTCTTCCATTTCAGGAGATTTGTTGGAGTGCATCCAAAATCAACTTAAAAATAACCAGTGATATAAGCCCCAGCAATGGTATTTGGCAGGCGATTGACTCTGTCGGATACGAATCGGCGGCGGCTTTTAATGCCGCCATGAGTGGAGACGACCTAATGGTTTCGCAAACTCCGTTGCCAAACAATGGAAAATCAAAAACCTATATGCTTAAATATACGGTGGGCGTGGGGGGCGATACAGCATCTATTGTTACACCAATTATCATTCGAGGAAAACCAACAGTAAAAATAAATAGCACACCATTGCAAGGTTACGTCAATAACCCACCTTATGTGCAATGCGAGCTGGATGGCGATATTTCTATGTCGGCAAATATTAAAAATGGCATCTGGTCGTCCGATGTAGTAAATGCATTTGAGGGAAATATACTGCAAATAGGCAAGATTAAAACACTTAACAAGCCGTTCTATATTCGATATACCGGAGTAGATACCTTTGGATGTACGGGCAAAGATTCTGCGTTGATTGAGATTCATGCCAAACAAGTAATTGTGCTGCCACCCGATACGGCCTTTACTTGGTATGCCCCCCAAATGGCAGTAAATTTAAAAGCTACAGTAAAAAATGCTTCGGATTTTACTTGGGTTTATTATCGCCCGAACGGGTACTACGATGACTACAAAGCCCTGAACACAACATTCCATTTTTCGGCCGATGAAGATAGCTTGACCAAGATGTTAATAATTGCAAACACAGCGGTTCGAACAGGAACCTCGAGCAATGTGTGCCCATATATGGAAGCCAGCATGTTCATTACAGTACACCCAGTGCCAAAGGCTTATTTTGATTTGGTGTATGATACCACTCAAAAATGGATAACGGCAAAAGCCCGCAGAAACAATTTTATGCACTATAGGTGGAATGCACCCGGAGTTACAGATACTGGAAAAACGGTTGCGTTTAGCACCTCGGCTTTTACTTCGGAAGAAATTCCAATAAAACTCACTGTATTTAATCATCTGGGCGATTCAGCCTCAGTCACCAACTTCGTCAATTTAAAATCGGGGAAGGTTACGGTTGAAGAAACAAAAATATTACCCATTGAATTATATCCTAACCCCGTGCAGGATGGCTTTTTTATAAAAACCAACGAGACAAAGATTTTAAGTATTTCGGTTTTGGGTGCAGATGGTAAACAAATAAATGTGGGTATGGATGCCAATGGTTTTGTGCGATGCGATTATCTAAAACCGGGGTTTTATTGTTTAGTTGTAAATACCTCAAACGGGAAATACAGCCAACCATTTATAAAGGAATGA
- a CDS encoding acyl-CoA carboxylase subunit beta, whose translation MNSEQLEFNKNEDLNKQLLAKINRDLLEIRKGGGEKSAAKQKSQGKMLARERIDYLKDEDADFLEIGDFAGFDMYVEHGGCPAGGVVGGITKVSGKSCLIVANDATVKAGAWFPITGKKNLRFQEIAMENNLPIIYLVDSAGVYLPMQDEIFPDKEHFGRIFRNNAIMSSKGIIQIAAVMGSCVAGGAYLPIMSDEALIVDKTGSIFLAGSYLVKAAIGEDIDNETLGGSVSQTEISGVIDDRFPDDKSCLDRIKFLMDKVGSFETAGFNKSDAKFSVPNQKDLFGILPNDRSKPYNSLQLIETLVDNGDFEQYKKDYGKTIICGFGRIDGWAVGIVANNRQIVKTKKGEMQFGGVIYSDSADKAARFIMNCNQKKIPLVFLQDVTGFMVGSRSENGGIIKDGAKMVNAMSNSTVPKFTIIIGNSYGAGNYAMCGKAYDPRLIVAWPTAKIAVMGGEQAAKVLLQIEKASLAKQGKEISAEDEQALLNKIITRYDNQTTPEYAAARLWVDAIIDPTKTRQWISKGIEIANQKPIERFNVGVLQT comes from the coding sequence ATGAATTCGGAGCAATTAGAATTTAACAAAAACGAAGACCTCAACAAGCAACTGCTTGCCAAAATAAACCGCGATTTATTGGAAATACGAAAAGGCGGAGGCGAAAAATCGGCGGCAAAACAAAAAAGCCAAGGCAAAATGTTGGCTCGCGAACGCATTGATTATCTCAAAGATGAAGATGCCGATTTTCTCGAAATTGGGGACTTTGCAGGGTTTGATATGTATGTCGAGCACGGCGGATGCCCGGCCGGAGGTGTGGTAGGCGGCATTACCAAAGTATCCGGCAAAAGCTGTCTTATTGTGGCTAACGATGCCACGGTAAAGGCTGGGGCGTGGTTTCCGATAACAGGAAAAAAGAACCTGCGGTTTCAGGAAATTGCCATGGAAAACAATCTGCCCATTATTTATTTGGTGGATAGTGCGGGTGTTTATTTGCCCATGCAGGACGAAATTTTTCCGGACAAAGAACATTTTGGCCGCATTTTTAGAAACAACGCCATTATGAGCAGCAAAGGCATTATTCAAATTGCGGCGGTAATGGGAAGTTGTGTGGCCGGAGGTGCCTATTTGCCCATTATGAGCGATGAAGCCCTGATTGTGGACAAAACGGGCTCTATTTTTTTAGCCGGAAGTTATTTGGTAAAAGCAGCCATTGGCGAAGATATAGACAATGAAACGCTGGGAGGCTCTGTTTCGCAAACCGAAATTTCGGGAGTTATCGACGACCGATTTCCAGACGACAAATCGTGCCTCGACCGAATAAAATTTTTGATGGATAAGGTGGGTAGTTTTGAAACAGCGGGTTTCAACAAATCAGATGCTAAATTTTCGGTACCCAATCAAAAAGACCTATTCGGAATTTTGCCAAACGACCGCTCAAAACCATACAATTCGCTGCAACTTATTGAAACCCTTGTTGATAATGGCGATTTTGAGCAATACAAAAAAGATTATGGCAAAACCATTATCTGTGGTTTTGGCCGTATTGATGGCTGGGCGGTGGGCATTGTGGCCAACAACCGTCAAATTGTAAAAACCAAAAAGGGCGAAATGCAATTTGGAGGTGTTATATACAGCGACTCGGCTGATAAAGCTGCTCGTTTTATCATGAACTGCAATCAAAAGAAAATACCGTTGGTGTTTTTGCAAGATGTTACCGGATTTATGGTTGGCTCGCGGTCGGAAAACGGGGGCATAATAAAAGATGGTGCTAAAATGGTAAACGCCATGAGCAACAGCACCGTTCCTAAATTTACCATCATTATTGGCAACAGCTACGGGGCGGGCAACTATGCCATGTGCGGCAAGGCATACGACCCCCGACTGATTGTGGCCTGGCCCACAGCCAAGATAGCTGTAATGGGTGGCGAACAGGCGGCCAAAGTGCTTTTGCAAATAGAAAAAGCCTCGTTGGCCAAACAAGGAAAAGAAATAAGTGCAGAGGATGAGCAGGCTCTGCTAAACAAAATCATTACCCGATACGACAACCAAACCACTCCCGAATATGCGGCGGCACGTCTTTGGGTGGATGCCATTATTGACCCCACCAAAACCCGACAGTGGATAAGCAAAGGCATTGAAATTGCCAATCAAAAGCCCATTGAGCGTTTTAATGTGGGTGTGCTGCAAACGTGA